In Luteolibacter sp. Y139, a genomic segment contains:
- a CDS encoding DUF3341 domain-containing protein, which produces MSTTRKRVYGYLAEFGSASALYKAAEKVRDAGYRKWDCHTPYPVHGLDGAMGMKRSILPWFVFFGGMLGTFTGFFLASATQTEIWGWLPGLNHAIESYPTVVQGKPANIFTVPAFFPIMFELTILFSGFTTLFGLLALMKLPRLNHPLFASHQFHRATDDAFFIALEARDPKFSPEGTRQFLEEIGGKSIELVEEED; this is translated from the coding sequence GTGAGTACTACCCGCAAACGCGTTTACGGTTACCTGGCCGAATTCGGCAGCGCCTCCGCCCTTTACAAGGCCGCGGAAAAGGTGCGCGACGCCGGCTACCGCAAATGGGACTGCCACACGCCGTATCCCGTGCACGGCCTTGATGGCGCCATGGGCATGAAGCGTTCGATCCTACCGTGGTTCGTCTTCTTCGGCGGCATGCTCGGCACCTTCACCGGCTTCTTCCTCGCTTCCGCCACCCAGACCGAGATCTGGGGCTGGCTGCCAGGTCTGAACCACGCGATCGAGAGCTATCCGACCGTGGTGCAGGGCAAGCCCGCGAACATCTTCACGGTGCCGGCGTTCTTCCCGATCATGTTCGAGCTGACGATCCTGTTCTCGGGCTTCACCACCTTGTTCGGCCTGCTGGCGCTGATGAAGCTGCCGCGCCTGAACCACCCGCTGTTCGCCAGCCACCAATTCCACCGCGCGACCGACGACGCGTTCTTCATCGCCCTTGAAGCTCGCGACCCGAAATTCAGCCCCGAAGGCACCCGCCAGTTCCTTGAGGAAATCGGCGGCAAGAGCATCGAACTCGTCGAAGAAGAGGACTGA
- the nrfD gene encoding NrfD/PsrC family molybdoenzyme membrane anchor subunit — protein MASATEHAPSTTRQGPKLPVLKREKLILSGRSYHWISDRIVSVVENRQPLLWWLLFLPSALIAMVGVGLSLTYLVSTGVGVWGMSNRTFWGWDITNFVFWIGIGHAGTLISAVLFLTRQNWRTSINRAAEAMTIFAVMCAGIFPAFHVGRVWMAWFLAPIPNANSIWQNFKSPLLWDVFAVSTYFTISLIFWYLGMVPDLATIRDRCKPGLRKMLYGIFSLGWRGGNRQWSHYEMAYLLLAALSTPLVLSVHSVVSFDFATSVVPGWHTTIFPPYFVAGAIFGGFAMVLTIMVPARQLYGLQDLITMKHIDNMAKIILLTGTIVGYAYLMELFVAYYSGALYEMEAFRIRITGPYWWAYLAMMSCNVLSPQFFWFKWCRENLWVVMAVSMCVNVGMWFERFVIIVGTLGRMFLPGDWKTYSPSFVEISLFIGTIGMFLSLFLLFLRFLPCINIAEVKWTLLESDPHFDDYNDHPDHGTEVVAAYQHELHSKGAVEAKA, from the coding sequence ATGGCCTCCGCCACCGAACACGCGCCGAGCACAACCCGCCAGGGACCGAAACTTCCGGTTCTGAAGCGCGAAAAGCTCATTCTGAGCGGCCGCTCCTATCATTGGATCTCCGACCGCATCGTCAGTGTGGTGGAGAATCGCCAGCCCCTGCTGTGGTGGCTGCTGTTCCTCCCGTCCGCGCTGATTGCGATGGTCGGCGTGGGCCTTAGCCTGACCTACCTCGTTTCGACGGGTGTCGGCGTGTGGGGCATGTCCAACCGCACCTTCTGGGGCTGGGACATCACGAACTTCGTGTTCTGGATCGGTATCGGTCACGCGGGAACCCTGATCTCCGCGGTGCTTTTCCTAACGCGGCAAAACTGGCGAACGTCGATCAACCGCGCCGCTGAGGCGATGACGATCTTCGCGGTGATGTGCGCCGGCATTTTCCCGGCATTCCACGTCGGCCGCGTGTGGATGGCGTGGTTCCTCGCGCCGATCCCGAACGCCAACTCGATCTGGCAGAACTTCAAGTCGCCGCTGCTGTGGGACGTGTTCGCGGTCTCGACCTATTTCACGATCTCGCTGATCTTCTGGTATCTCGGCATGGTGCCGGACCTCGCGACCATCCGCGACCGCTGCAAGCCGGGCCTGCGCAAGATGCTCTACGGCATCTTCTCCCTCGGCTGGCGCGGTGGTAACCGCCAGTGGAGCCACTACGAAATGGCCTACCTGCTCCTGGCGGCCCTTTCGACCCCGCTGGTGCTCTCCGTGCACTCGGTCGTGTCCTTCGACTTCGCCACCTCGGTCGTCCCCGGCTGGCACACCACCATCTTCCCGCCGTACTTCGTCGCAGGCGCCATCTTCGGTGGCTTCGCGATGGTGCTCACCATCATGGTCCCGGCCCGCCAGCTCTACGGGCTGCAGGACCTGATCACGATGAAGCACATCGACAACATGGCGAAGATCATCCTGCTGACCGGCACGATCGTCGGCTACGCCTACCTGATGGAGCTGTTCGTGGCCTACTACTCGGGCGCGCTCTATGAAATGGAGGCGTTCCGCATCCGCATCACCGGCCCGTATTGGTGGGCCTATCTGGCGATGATGAGCTGCAACGTGCTTTCCCCGCAGTTCTTCTGGTTCAAGTGGTGCCGCGAGAATCTCTGGGTCGTGATGGCCGTGTCGATGTGCGTGAACGTCGGCATGTGGTTCGAGCGCTTCGTCATCATCGTCGGCACCCTGGGCCGCATGTTCCTGCCGGGTGACTGGAAGACCTACTCGCCGAGCTTCGTCGAAATCTCGCTCTTCATCGGCACCATCGGCATGTTCCTGTCGCTGTTCCTCCTCTTCCTACGCTTCCTGCCGTGCATCAACATCGCGGAAGTGAAGTGGACCCTGCTCGAGTCCGATCCGCATTTCGACGATTACAACGATCACCCCGACCATGGCACCGAGGTCGTGGCCGCCTACCAGCACGAGCTCCACTCGAAAGGCGCCGTCGAAGCCAAGGCCTAA
- a CDS encoding TAT-variant-translocated molybdopterin oxidoreductase, whose protein sequence is MSKRIWQHPEVPAGETTVSWRSLGQLEDTPEFRSWMEREFPQGVAEMDNEEDAETSRRSFLKLMGASTALAGFGMAACRRPESYIVPYNKAPEWIIPGKATYYASSRPSASGAVPLVVTTFEGRPTKVAPNSLHPDVTGTDAFTQASVLDLYSPSRSRKVLKQGKPSSRAEFEAALAALAADKSAKVGFVFGADVSPTRSRLAKELAAKFSGAKFYSYEALSGGKVFGDGVRAVADFAKADRVVALDCDFACLDFQGSTIPFFERRKPEGKDYSKKADASSMNRLYAVESAFSLTGGMADHRLRVAPSQLAGIAAYIGRELGVSGGTPTTDDKTISWLAPLVADLKEAKGKAIVLAGSRLPDAIQTLVASINEKLGNVGEGKALRYVRTENEGFGDIAKLKADLDGAAVETVILLTPANPILDAPADLKIADAFAKAKTVIHFGERTDATALAATWHVPTSHYLESWSDARTVNGVYTVVQPMILPLYSDCASELEVLSALLADDGKLVTGEAADGKPSPAYDAVRKTFETVGGKGSEPWKKLLRDGFHAGTKFETVAATLAAGAAAAPAAGAEGTYEIVFATDSSIYDGRWIDNGWLQEAPDPISKLCWDNAALIAPQTAKDMDLYHEIVELEKVSALGKRTNVGEDGEGEHRTGPMIKITVNGATIEIPVMISFGQAEKTIVLPLGYGQGFNDEDKFNRGPKNTGTVGLVGVNSGFNVYPLRTSAAPYFVTGATVEKANKRYPLAVIQEHHAMYGRALAREVSTMTDEEKGSFATQLEGVKKQGNDAHAPENTSLYKQQNNKGVPHLSDTLHQWAMSIDLSSCMGCNACLIACQAENNIPIVGKDQVARGREMHWIRMDRYYAIDEHNKFDPGSPSFVPQPVACVQCESAPCETVCPVNATVHTEDGLNAMAYNRCIGTRYCANNCPYKARRFNFFDYNKRNPLIAHNLYKGPFGEKQVGTAPHLQRNPNVSVRMRGVMEKCTYCVQRLKDAKIRQKRGQKQEALLAGKASPDSNVTTHTLRIPVDSVKVACQEACPAGGIEFGNMLDGAEAVVNRAKGVDRNYDLLNYIGTKPRTSYLARVKNPNEHMPDAPFIGKATIHMH, encoded by the coding sequence ATGAGCAAACGCATCTGGCAACATCCCGAAGTCCCAGCCGGTGAAACCACCGTTTCCTGGCGCAGCCTCGGACAGCTTGAGGACACTCCGGAATTCCGCTCGTGGATGGAGCGGGAGTTCCCGCAGGGAGTGGCGGAAATGGACAATGAGGAGGACGCAGAGACCTCGCGCCGTTCCTTCCTGAAGCTGATGGGAGCCTCGACCGCGCTGGCCGGCTTCGGCATGGCCGCCTGCCGCCGCCCGGAAAGCTACATCGTCCCCTACAACAAGGCGCCCGAGTGGATCATCCCCGGCAAGGCGACCTATTATGCTTCCAGCCGTCCTTCCGCCTCCGGTGCGGTGCCGCTGGTAGTCACCACTTTCGAAGGCCGCCCGACCAAGGTCGCGCCGAACTCGCTGCACCCGGACGTCACGGGCACCGACGCCTTCACGCAGGCTTCCGTGCTGGACCTGTATTCGCCCTCGCGCTCGCGCAAGGTGCTGAAGCAGGGCAAGCCGTCCTCCCGCGCCGAGTTCGAGGCCGCGCTCGCTGCACTGGCCGCTGACAAGTCCGCCAAGGTGGGCTTTGTCTTCGGTGCCGATGTTTCCCCGACGCGCTCGCGCCTGGCCAAGGAGCTCGCCGCGAAGTTCTCCGGCGCGAAGTTCTACAGCTACGAAGCACTGAGCGGTGGCAAGGTCTTCGGCGATGGCGTCCGCGCCGTGGCTGATTTCGCCAAGGCCGACCGCGTGGTCGCGCTCGATTGCGACTTCGCCTGCCTCGATTTCCAAGGCTCCACGATCCCGTTCTTCGAGCGCCGCAAGCCGGAAGGAAAGGACTACTCGAAGAAGGCCGATGCCTCCTCGATGAACCGCCTTTACGCGGTGGAGAGCGCCTTCTCGCTGACCGGCGGCATGGCGGATCACCGCCTGCGCGTGGCTCCGAGCCAGCTGGCCGGTATCGCCGCTTATATCGGCAGGGAGCTCGGTGTCTCCGGAGGCACCCCAACGACGGACGACAAGACGATTTCCTGGCTGGCACCGCTGGTCGCTGACCTGAAGGAAGCCAAGGGGAAGGCAATCGTGCTCGCCGGTTCCCGTTTGCCGGACGCGATCCAGACGCTGGTCGCTTCCATCAACGAGAAGCTCGGCAACGTCGGCGAAGGCAAGGCCCTGCGCTACGTCCGCACCGAGAACGAAGGCTTCGGCGACATCGCCAAGCTGAAGGCCGACCTTGATGGCGCCGCAGTTGAGACGGTGATCCTGCTCACCCCGGCCAACCCGATTCTCGACGCCCCGGCCGATCTCAAGATCGCCGACGCTTTCGCCAAGGCGAAGACCGTCATCCATTTCGGCGAACGCACCGACGCCACCGCGCTGGCCGCGACCTGGCACGTGCCTACCAGCCACTACCTCGAAAGCTGGTCGGATGCCCGCACGGTCAATGGTGTCTACACGGTGGTGCAGCCGATGATCCTGCCGCTCTACAGCGACTGCGCGAGCGAGCTGGAAGTCCTTTCCGCACTGCTGGCCGATGACGGCAAGCTCGTCACCGGCGAAGCTGCCGATGGCAAGCCTTCCCCGGCCTACGATGCGGTCCGCAAGACCTTCGAAACGGTCGGCGGCAAGGGTAGCGAGCCTTGGAAGAAGCTTCTCCGCGACGGTTTCCATGCCGGCACCAAGTTCGAGACCGTGGCTGCCACCTTGGCCGCTGGTGCCGCTGCTGCTCCGGCCGCTGGTGCCGAGGGGACCTACGAGATCGTTTTCGCGACCGACTCCTCGATTTACGACGGCCGCTGGATCGACAACGGCTGGCTGCAGGAAGCTCCCGATCCGATTTCCAAGCTTTGCTGGGACAATGCCGCGCTCATTGCGCCGCAGACCGCGAAGGACATGGATCTCTACCATGAGATCGTGGAGCTCGAGAAGGTCAGCGCGCTCGGCAAGCGGACCAACGTCGGCGAAGACGGCGAAGGCGAGCACCGCACCGGCCCGATGATCAAGATCACCGTCAATGGTGCCACGATCGAGATCCCGGTGATGATTTCCTTCGGCCAGGCCGAAAAGACCATCGTGCTGCCTCTCGGCTACGGCCAAGGCTTCAACGACGAGGACAAGTTCAATCGCGGTCCGAAGAACACCGGCACGGTGGGCTTGGTCGGCGTGAACTCCGGCTTCAATGTCTACCCGCTGCGGACCTCCGCCGCGCCTTACTTCGTCACCGGTGCCACGGTTGAAAAGGCCAACAAGCGTTACCCGCTGGCCGTCATCCAGGAGCACCACGCGATGTATGGCCGCGCGCTCGCCCGTGAGGTCTCGACCATGACGGACGAGGAGAAGGGCAGCTTCGCCACCCAGCTCGAAGGCGTGAAGAAGCAGGGCAACGACGCCCACGCCCCGGAAAACACCTCCCTCTACAAGCAGCAGAACAACAAGGGCGTGCCGCACTTGAGCGACACCCTCCACCAGTGGGCGATGTCGATCGACTTGTCCTCCTGCATGGGCTGCAACGCGTGTCTCATCGCCTGCCAGGCGGAGAACAATATCCCGATCGTCGGCAAGGATCAGGTCGCCCGCGGCCGTGAAATGCACTGGATCCGGATGGATCGCTACTACGCGATCGACGAGCACAACAAGTTCGACCCCGGCAGCCCGTCCTTCGTGCCGCAGCCGGTGGCTTGCGTGCAGTGCGAAAGCGCGCCGTGCGAAACCGTCTGCCCGGTCAATGCCACGGTTCACACCGAGGACGGCCTCAACGCGATGGCCTACAACCGCTGCATCGGCACCCGCTACTGCGCGAACAACTGCCCGTACAAGGCCCGTCGCTTCAACTTCTTCGACTACAACAAGCGCAACCCGCTGATCGCCCACAACCTCTACAAGGGTCCCTTCGGCGAGAAGCAGGTCGGCACCGCGCCGCACCTCCAGCGCAACCCGAACGTCTCCGTCCGCATGCGCGGTGTCATGGAGAAGTGCACCTACTGCGTGCAGCGTCTCAAGGACGCCAAGATCCGCCAGAAGCGCGGCCAGAAGCAGGAAGCCCTGCTCGCCGGCAAGGCCTCGCCGGATTCGAACGTCACCACGCACACGCTGCGCATCCCGGTGGACTCCGTGAAGGTCGCCTGCCAAGAGGCCTGCCCGGCCGGTGGCATCGAGTTCGGCAACATGCTGGACGGTGCCGAAGCGGTGGTGAACCGCGCCAAGGGTGTGGATCGCAACTACGACCTTCTCAACTACATCGGCACCAAGCCGCGCACCAGCTACCTGGCACGCGTCAAGAACCCGAATGAGCACATGCCGGATGCCCCGTTCATCGGCAAAGCCACCATTCACATGCACTGA
- a CDS encoding cytochrome c3 family protein — MANFFPRWTNLLPLKIAVCAASVAGGAVLAFTYYATPKTLVEGYQPSQPIPFSHKIHVDQLGLDCRYCHSFVDVSGTSNVPGNNTCWNCHQHVAKDSAKLQPLRDRMDPTLKSPDFGKPIQWVRIHKTPDYVYFNHSAHVNRGISCQSCHGRIDQMEVVYQENSLSMGWCLDCHRAPEKHLRPLEEVYNLKYSDADVSKYTKDAGVKTTEDLGLKLKEHWQIAPKTTCATCHH, encoded by the coding sequence ATGGCCAATTTCTTCCCGCGCTGGACCAATTTGCTGCCGCTGAAAATCGCCGTATGCGCCGCTTCGGTCGCTGGTGGAGCGGTGCTTGCGTTCACCTACTACGCGACACCGAAGACCTTGGTGGAAGGCTACCAGCCGTCGCAGCCGATCCCGTTCTCGCACAAGATCCACGTAGATCAGCTCGGCCTCGACTGTCGCTACTGCCACTCTTTCGTCGACGTTTCCGGCACCTCGAACGTCCCGGGCAACAACACCTGCTGGAACTGCCACCAGCACGTGGCCAAGGACAGCGCGAAGCTCCAGCCGCTGCGGGACCGCATGGATCCCACGCTGAAGAGCCCGGACTTCGGCAAGCCGATCCAGTGGGTCCGCATCCACAAGACGCCGGACTACGTGTATTTCAACCACTCCGCGCACGTGAACCGCGGCATTTCCTGCCAGAGCTGCCACGGCCGGATCGACCAGATGGAAGTGGTCTATCAGGAAAACAGCCTGTCGATGGGCTGGTGCCTCGATTGCCACCGCGCGCCGGAGAAGCACCTGCGCCCGCTGGAGGAAGTTTACAACCTGAAGTACAGCGACGCGGACGTGTCGAAGTATACCAAGGACGCCGGGGTGAAGACCACCGAGGACCTCGGCCTCAAGCTCAAGGAGCACTGGCAAATCGCGCCGAAGACGACCTGCGCCACCTGCCACCACTGA